In the genome of Flavobacteriaceae bacterium YJPT1-3, the window GTTCGAAAAGATAATCCCTCCAACATGGTACTGTTGCACCTCCTCAAGAAGCTGCTGCTCGTGCTTTTTGCCTTGATTGGAAAAAGCCCGTACCATGAATAACTGTCCCAGTTTTTGTTCTAACGTAAAGGTGTTATAAGTGCTGTCTACCCAGAAGCGCTGTTGTGGAAGGTCTTCTGTATACAAGGGATGAGTCTGTTGCGCAGCGACCGTTAGGAAAAGACCAAAAAGGCTAATCCACAAGGGTAATCGTAACAAGGTTTGGTAAAAAGTAATCAAGCTTTTTTATTTAAAAAAACGACCGTGCCAGCTTTCTATTGCAGGCACTTCCCAATGATTTTCAAACTCTTCTTTGGTATTGACCAAATTATTAAAGACCACGGTATTTTTGCCGACCGCACCCTCTTTGGCCATCTTCTTAAAAGCATCCAACGGTTTGTAATGTACCCGGTCATTCTGAATATAGGCAACATTCATCTTGTCTAGCAAATCACGTTCCAATTCCTTCTCCAATTGCTGCATAAAGCGCACCTGAGCATCAATGGAGCATCCGCTAGCCTGAGTGGTGGCATCGAGTCCAATGATGATAAATCGATCGTGTTCGATCTTAAATCCTGCATGTAATGCACTGCCGTGGGCAGTCCATTGCTGTAGGAAATCGGTTAGCTTTCGCGAAAGCATGTCCGCTTCCTCTTCGTTGAACTTTTGACTGCTTTGATAAATCCAAATACGGGCATTTCCGCTTAATTGGTCAAAGGGTACGATCATGTTTTTCAGGTGTTTGCTACAAACTTAAGGCATCAGTAAGAGCTAGCTTGACAAGGAGTTGTTAAAAGGGCTCTGCAGAAAGGAGCCGCTTGATTAGAAACCTAGAAGCATCCTTAAAGATCGGCCGCCTGAGCGATCATTTCCGCCACGTCAAGCACCTCGATCTCCTCTTCTTTTTCTTTATTTTTCACTCCATCAGTCATCATGGTGTTGCAAAAGGGACAACCGGCCGCAATGATTTCCGGTTGAGTCTCCAGTGCTTCTTCGGTCCGTTCGATGTTGACATCTTTGTTCCCGGGTTCTGGTTCTTTGAACATTTGTGCCCCTCCGGCACCACAGCAAAGACCTTTACTTTTACACCGGCGCATTTCAACCAATTCTACCTCCAATTTACGAAGCAGATCTCTAGGGGCTTCATAGACCTTATTGGCCCGACCTAGATAGCAGGGGTCATGATAAGTAATTCGCTTGCCTTTGAATGAGCCACCTTCTACGCTGAGTCGGCCTTCCTCCAGGAGTGACTTTAAAAACTGGGTATGATGGATCACTTCGTAGTTCCCACCCAATGCAGGATATTCATTTTTCAGGGTGTTGAAGCAGTGTGGACAAGCGGTCACGATCTTCTTGATCTCATAGCCATTCATAACCTCGATGTTGGTCATGGCCTGCATTTGAAACAGGAACTCATTTCCCGCCCGTTTGGCCGGATCTCCGGTACAGCTTTCTTCCGTCCCCAAAACGGCAAAATCTACTTGCGCTTTGTTAAGTAAGCGAGCGAAGGCTTTAGTAATTTTCTTAGCACGGTCATCAAAACTTCCGGCACAGCCTACCCAAAAGAGCACTTCAGGGACTTTTCCTTCAGCCATGTATTGTGCCATGGTAGGCACTTTTAATTCTTCTTTCATTGTTTCGTTTAAAAAGGTAAACTCATTATGGGAGTACCCTATTCTTTAAATACCTGAATGGTTACCTCCTTATTGACAAGATCAGTGAACTTTCCTTTGTATCGGGTCGCTTTCACCAGGTGATTATCGATCCAGTGATAATTACCACCCCGGGGTTTCCCCATCAACAAACTATGGTATTTGAACCCGTGCCTGGCCAACCACTCTTCCGTTACTTCCCGATGTTCTTCTACGCGAGAGGTGAAAAAACAAATGATATGGCCTTCGTCATACCATTTATTCAAGGTGGATAAGGCATCCGGGAAGGGCTCACAGGTGGCCATGCGCTCCGGTTCCTCATTGGGGATATCATCGGTGATGGTACCGTCAATATCGATCAGGTAATTCTTAACACCCTTGGGCAGTACCGGACTGACGTGTTCTCCCTCCTCCAGTTTCTTACTCAGTAATTGATCAACTTCCTTCTTTTCCATTATTCTCGGTATTCAAATTTTTAAAATCCTCCTTACTGATCCGAATATACAAAGCCATTTTATGTTCTCCCTCCTTGCGGTAGGGTTTATCATTGCGACTGATAAATGTTTTGTATACCGCTTCTTCTTTTAAGAAATCGCGCTGCGCCTCGGTACAGTATTTACAAAAAATACGACGTACCACGATCGAATCGACCTGCTCCGGAGAGGACTTCCACAAACTCGTGTACATTTTAAATTGCACCGAATCCTTTCTAAAACTCTGCTGCGCTTCTACTGATCCAATTCCTAATAAAATTCCAAATAAAAGAGCGACTCTTACTGCATTATGCTTCATTGACCCAATTTGCTCGGTCCATCTGGTTGAACGGCCAGGGGGCACCGTTATTTTCAATATTTGTCATGGCATTATTCAGGTCAGAAGGAGCAGCACTATCTTCCATCACTAAATACCTGCGCATATCAATGATGATCGACAGGGGGTTTATCCCCACAGGACATGCTTCCACACAGGCATTACAGGTGGTACAGGCCCAGAGCTCTTCTTTGGTAATGTAATCTCCCAAGAGCTGTTTTTCATCAGGAACGAATGTCCCTTTGTTGGCATCGATATTCTTTCCAATCTCCTCCATACGATCACGGGTATCCATCATGATCTTTCGGGGCGATAATTTTTTTCCGGTTTGATTGGCCGGGCATTCTGAGGTACAGCGACCGCATTCCGTACAGGTGTAGGCATTGAGCAATTGTACCCAATTCAAATCGGTGGCATCACTGGCACCAAACTTCTCCGGCATTTCGTCTGTTTCTCCTTCCGTTGGCGCTGCGAAAGGATCGGCATTGGGGTCTAGCATGAGTTTGACCTCATCAGTAACCGATTGTAGATTGTTGAACTTTCCCTGAAGATCGAGGTTCTCGTAATAGGTGTTGGGAAAAGCCAGTAAGATGTGTAAATGTTTAGAGTAATAGAGGTAGTTCAAAAAGACCAGGATACCCAGGATATGAAGCCACCAGGCCGAACGTTCCACCACAATGAGGGAAGCCGTCTCCACATTTTCAAAAAGTGGCAATAGGTATTGGCTTACCGGAAAAGATCCAGCAATTCCTGCCTCTTGAGCATAATGTTCTGCCCCACGAAGCTGCAGTTCATAGTCGGCAGCATTCATCAACAAGAACAAGCCCATCAGTACCATCTCAAAATACAAGATGAGATTAGCGTCTAGTTTGGGCCAGCCTTTCATTTCCGGATGCTTGATAAAACGCGCAATTCGGATCGCGTTTCGCCGCAACCAGAAGATGACCACAGCAACAAATACAAGCAGGGCCAGAATCTCGAAACTGGCGATCAATACATCGTAGACAGGCCCCAGACCGGCAAAAATGCGATGCGTTCCAAACAAACCATCAATGATGATCTCCAGGACTTCAATATTGATGATGATGAATCCTACATACACGATGACGTGCAACAACCCGGCAACAGGCCGTTTTACCATCTTGGTTTGACCCAGGGCGATATACGCCATATTCTTCCAACGTTCTCCTTTGCGATCAGAGCGATCTACTGCTCGACCTAAGCGAATATTACGAACGAG includes:
- a CDS encoding ABC transporter ATPase; amino-acid sequence: MIVPFDQLSGNARIWIYQSSQKFNEEEADMLSRKLTDFLQQWTAHGSALHAGFKIEHDRFIIIGLDATTQASGCSIDAQVRFMQQLEKELERDLLDKMNVAYIQNDRVHYKPLDAFKKMAKEGAVGKNTVVFNNLVNTKEEFENHWEVPAIESWHGRFFK
- a CDS encoding (Fe-S)-binding protein encodes the protein MKEELKVPTMAQYMAEGKVPEVLFWVGCAGSFDDRAKKITKAFARLLNKAQVDFAVLGTEESCTGDPAKRAGNEFLFQMQAMTNIEVMNGYEIKKIVTACPHCFNTLKNEYPALGGNYEVIHHTQFLKSLLEEGRLSVEGGSFKGKRITYHDPCYLGRANKVYEAPRDLLRKLEVELVEMRRCKSKGLCCGAGGAQMFKEPEPGNKDVNIERTEEALETQPEIIAAGCPFCNTMMTDGVKNKEKEEEIEVLDVAEMIAQAADL
- a CDS encoding phosphoheptose isomerase codes for the protein MEKKEVDQLLSKKLEEGEHVSPVLPKGVKNYLIDIDGTITDDIPNEEPERMATCEPFPDALSTLNKWYDEGHIICFFTSRVEEHREVTEEWLARHGFKYHSLLMGKPRGGNYHWIDNHLVKATRYKGKFTDLVNKEVTIQVFKE
- a CDS encoding (Fe-S)-binding protein produces the protein MQYLPNILFLLALLAGIGFFTFNIRKLVRNIRLGRAVDRSDRKGERWKNMAYIALGQTKMVKRPVAGLLHVIVYVGFIIINIEVLEIIIDGLFGTHRIFAGLGPVYDVLIASFEILALLVFVAVVIFWLRRNAIRIARFIKHPEMKGWPKLDANLILYFEMVLMGLFLLMNAADYELQLRGAEHYAQEAGIAGSFPVSQYLLPLFENVETASLIVVERSAWWLHILGILVFLNYLYYSKHLHILLAFPNTYYENLDLQGKFNNLQSVTDEVKLMLDPNADPFAAPTEGETDEMPEKFGASDATDLNWVQLLNAYTCTECGRCTSECPANQTGKKLSPRKIMMDTRDRMEEIGKNIDANKGTFVPDEKQLLGDYITKEELWACTTCNACVEACPVGINPLSIIIDMRRYLVMEDSAAPSDLNNAMTNIENNGAPWPFNQMDRANWVNEA